DNA from Kwoniella dejecticola CBS 10117 chromosome 1, complete sequence:
ACTGATAATGTGTgtgatcagctttcacccGTCATCCATTTTCGTGAGGAGAAAGTGGGTAGTTATTGAGAGAACTCACGCGACATGTCCGATATTATTACTAATCGCATACAAAAGACTCCTAGCTATATCCTCCTGTTTGAACGATTTCttcgctttgcctttccgGAACACTTTGCCAAAAGATGAAGCTATCGTCGAAGATTTTAATCCGATCTTGGAATAGTCCGACCCGTATATATCCCCAACAAGCATGTCTACTGCGGAATTATCCCCCTGTTCGGATAGCAGTAACATTTCTACGGCAAGCAAAGGTtgactcatcagcttgcaCTCCACCCTCGACCATATGCGAGAGGTGTCATGAAGCTTACCGTCAAAATTCTCCGCATCggtcaacaagctcaacagacCCCATAGAGTTCCGCCTCCCAAGGAAGTTCCACTGACTCTCTCGAAGCTCCCGTCCTCGTCTACTTTCACTATACTGACTCCACTTCCGATATTGACTATCAGACACGGGAAATTCGGCACGTTATCCGTCGCGTTGGCATCTGCAAAAGTCACTTGGTATGCCGGTGGAGTGGGTGAGGGTCGAGGCAGTTCTGAGGGTGGAATAGTCAATTTTTCACCTTCCGGTGGTCTGTCCTTCGTATTGGTATGTGAAACCTTGTAGACTAATTCTTCGGAGAACCAGAATACTTCCTCAGGTACTCTAGCGATGAAGCCGAGACCCAAGATTAAGCattccatctcttcttcccttttcacTTCGACGTTCAGCTCCTTCCGCAGGAGATCATAGTACATATGAGCCCCTCCTCCGGTTGCCATGACCTTGACgttcttctgcatcttctccaGGCTCACCCTGTTGACGGCCGCACTGcgattgatcagatcctGCAGGAACTTAATCAGATCGTTGATATTGTCTGTCTCGAATCGAGCGAAATTAAGTAAACCTCCGGGTAACGGCGGCGGTAACGAGTCGCTCCGCCTGTATTTCCCTGCATGAGGCTTGGAGAAGCTGCCTCTATGATTGGACACGGTGGATGCGTAAGACCTGACGGCTGAGCTGGCAGAGGACGCTTGATTCCGATAATCTTCAGATAAAACTCCTGGAGTCAGTGCGCCGTTCAGTGTCGGATGGCGAGTTGGCGGAGAATGGTCGAACGGTGCGTGAGAGTGGGGGTTGAGGGAAGGGGACTCATGATGccttgacgatgatgatgaagtgCCGTTCGAGGAAAATGGAGGGATGAAGACTGATTCGGAAGGCGGtaagaaaggggaagaatggCCTGATTGAGGAGGAGTCGTCGAGATGGGTAGATTAGATCGGGTGAAATAGACTACTTTGGCTAAAGATCCTCCAATCTGCCAAACGCTATGTCAGAAACGTCACACTTTCACGCATTCTTAAGAAGCTGACGACTCACATCTATGGCTATATGCGAGACTGGTTCAATGtaatgaggaagatataTTCCCCTGGAATCTCGCGTCTATTCGAGTTGCGGCGCGAACGTCAGCTTCTGTATCTCCCAGCGTTgattgagggtgttgatTATACTACCAACCGCTGGCGATTCCTCCTGCACTATTTGAGCCCCTGTGGTGTCCACCACTATCCGCCTAGCCTGAGGTATAGAAATGTCTGGCATAGGTGAAGTCGCTGGCATTTTGACAGATCTGAGCCTAATTGAGACACTTCCAGCGATGAGTTGGCAGTCTCCGTATGTATTCCAGTCTCCACAGTTGATTGGACAGGTTCGATACTTCGCAGACCGATTCAAGCTATTCCTAGAGCGAGGGGAAGATGCTGACTAAGGTGGATGATTTCCGCTGATTTAAGCGCAACGAGTTCAATGCCTGGCTAATAAGCGAGTCGCGGGGACACCGCCAAGATTGTATGAGCGAGGTCGGAGGCCCGAGGGCTATGCTTGAGTGGCTCAATATtagtcaagtcgaagagatCTGCGGAGTGTTTTGCAATTCAAGTATCTGACTTTTTTCTAGCTGGACCAATACGAAGATGGTGTATTCATAGAAAGTGTTAGCTTTGGGGTAAACAATTACCCGGTAGAGGGTCAATTCGTCGTCACGTGgatcgatgatcagtcgTCCGATAGATCCGGGTTTGATATAGGTAATCCCGGAATGACCACTTATATATGACGTGGTGCAGATGGTTGATTGGCTTTGACCAAATTCTGCGAGTCGCGATTTAGCGTGTTCGGGGTGCGGCGAGATGCAGCACTTCGTACGTTGTGTgcatctttctctcttgtgTCAGTATCAGATCATATATGTTGAAGACCCTGTCTACGCACTGCAATTCGCATCCCCACTCGGTACACGACATCGCTTTGCTAGACTCTTGTCCATCAAGAGTCTTGCATCGCAATGTCAACCTCATTCCTCTCCTCGAGTTCTACTTACTCCTGATATCCTATAAATACGTATATACTTGATCATATCCCTGATAGATATCTTGATTTCTCGCGAACATCTCATTCAAGATCTGCCCAGGTGAGTCTCCGTCAGTTGTATCTTCATTCAGATCCAATTCacaatcacctcttcccgGCTATGATGATTATTATTTGTCGCCCCAGTCCTAATGGCCTCTA
Protein-coding regions in this window:
- a CDS encoding pantothenate kinase, translated to MPATSPMPDISIPQARRIVVDTTGAQIVQEESPATRDSRGIYLPHYIEPVSHIAIDIGGSLAKVVYFTRSNLPISTTPPQSGHSSPFLPPSESVFIPPFSSNGTSSSSSRHHESPSLNPHSHAPFDHSPPTRHPTLNGALTPGVLSEDYRNQASSASSAVRSYASTVSNHRGSFSKPHAGKYRRSDSLPPPLPGGLLNFARFETDNINDLIKFLQDLINRSAAVNRVSLEKMQKNVKVMATGGGAHMYYDLLRKELNVEVKREEEMECLILGLGFIARVPEEVFWFSEELVYKVSHTNTKDRPPEGEKLTIPPSELPRPSPTPPAYQVTFADANATDNVPNFPCLIVNIGSGVSIVKVDEDGSFERVSGTSLGGGTLWGLLSLLTDAENFDEMLLLSEQGDNSAVDMLVGDIYGSDYSKIGLKSSTIASSFGKVFRKGKAKKSFKQEDIARSLLYAISNNIGHVAYMNAAKYGLDKVFFGGCFIRGHAATISTLSYAIRFWSKGTMRACFLRHEGFLGAIGAWIKNVEPEPEPEIQSETSGGVDASLQRDVNGKAH